A window of Hevea brasiliensis isolate MT/VB/25A 57/8 chromosome 14, ASM3005281v1, whole genome shotgun sequence contains these coding sequences:
- the LOC110639881 gene encoding uncharacterized protein LOC110639881, with protein MEGGDHSEEQSVEAEVQGEAPALQNVSGSATPAPIPAPQFPAQFMQQMAAFFQQMAGNVPPQAQMPVPVAQPQPLARQYEKLMKFWATEFKGTVDPLEAEQWLERMERVYRKLQCTEEMKFEYSVSLLQGDTYGWWKTIPHSLVEPPVLTWTDFLREFRQKWVPDAYVDKKLQEFLSLRQGDRTIAEYERDFSRLSHYAGSLVSTPRDRCKRFESGLRPSLRMQVVGFRH; from the coding sequence atggaaggaggagatcattccgaagaacaatctgttgaggctgaggttcaaggggaagccccagcactccaaaacgtgagtgggtcagccactccagctcctattccagcaccgcagtttcctgctcaatttatgcagcagatggctgccttcttccagcaaatggcgggtaatgtgccaccccaagctcaaatgccagtacctgtagcacaaccacagcccttagctcggcaatatgaaaaactgatgaaattttgggccaccgagtttaaaggcactgtggatccactggaggcagaacagtggttggaaagaatggaacgagtttacagaaaactgcagtgtacggaagaaatgaagttcgagtattctgtttccttgttacaaggggatacATATggatggtggaaaaccatcccccacagcctagttgagccacctgtgttgacatggacagacttcctgagggaattcaggcagaaatgggttcctgatgcttatgtagataagaaattacaagaattcttgagtttgaggcaaggggaccgaaccatagcagagtatgagagagacttctcaaggctaagccactatgctggaagcttagtctccacccccagagacagatgcaagaggtttgagtccgggctaaggccaagtctgagaatgcaagttgtgggtttcagacattag